A single Aspergillus puulaauensis MK2 DNA, chromosome 7, nearly complete sequence DNA region contains:
- the spp2 gene encoding spliceosome ATPase-activating subunit SPP2 (COG:A;~EggNog:ENOG410PS3I;~InterPro:IPR000467,IPR026822;~PFAM:PF12656;~go_function: GO:0003676 - nucleic acid binding [Evidence IEA]) has protein sequence MSSNEPRDGNGRSPGVSIKPVSLSIGSSKTQNKKTAFNIQSSGRQTDSPSNQTLPRRPHHSLHHDDDDSDDNGGEPAFESVTGFDTLTGKTIGDAEEKQPLTIPVASGNNWRDRPGVIKRPKGKKNLLPKEVQALQSAQRKGEIPGNGADAVGPSMSYGLSFAQGKTDEDSGKTTGEGEQKMEDAPPPAAESAKPLTEDELALRALVRESKGEVEGRSDLVIESKRADEEDELYGEHNNETNSFRADVAARPEPASLDQYNAIPVEEFGAALLRGMGWKEGQTVGKGNYSGDSSRSSTPHVPARRPGFLGIGAKDVSGGKAEVEFGAWGKAAMRKGSRKAGETKDGEQRNTEGVYMPVLMRNKRTGETITEEELSTMAKEAKKQDDNDDWKERRDRNLERSGRDKDRYRDRDSRRIEYNEDDRYESRRNGSSRRDRSRSSSDRHSRRRRYDDEDSDRRDDRYYRDRDRDREHRSDRDRDQNRNRDRDRRSQRYDDDRYSSRHSSSNASSRHRDRDRDRDSDRDSHRRRRYDDR, from the coding sequence ATGTCCTCCAACGAGCCGCGGGACGGCAACGGGCGGTCGCCTGGAGTGTCAATAAAGCCAGTCTCACTATCGATAGGCTCCTCGAAAACCCAGAACAAAAAGACCGCATTTAATATACAGAGCTCAGGACGGCAGACCGATTCACCGTCTAATCAAACCCTCCCACGCCGACCTCACCACTCACTCCATcacgatgatgacgactcCGATGATAATGGTGGCGAGCCGGCCTTCGAGTCTGTAACTGGCTTCGACACACTCACCGGAAAGACGATAGGCGATGCGGAGGAAAAGCAACCGCTGACGATCCCCGTTGCGAGCGGAAATAACTGGCGTGATCGACCTGGAGTTATCAAGAGGCCCAAGGGGAAAAAGAATCTACTGCCGAAGGAGGTACAAGCATTACAGTCGGCACAGAGAAAAGGGGAAATCCCTGGAAATGGAGCCGATGCTGTAGGGCCGAGTATGTCGTATGGGTTGAGTTTTGCTCAAGGGAAGACCGATGAAGACAGTGGCAAGACAACAGGTGAAGGGGAAcagaagatggaagatgcACCGCCTCCAGCTGCCGAGAGTGCGAAGCCCCTTACGGAGGATGAACTTGCCTTGCGCGCACTGGTCCGAGAGAGTAAaggggaggtggaggggaggTCGGACCTTGTTATTGAGTCGAAGCGCgcggacgaagaggatgagtTATATGGCGAACATAATAATGAGACGAATTCATTCCGGGCGGATGTTGCTGCTCGGCCGGAGCCCGCCAGCTTGGACCAGTACAACGCGATCCCTGTGGAGGAGTTCGGCGCGGCGTTACTCCGTGGAATGGGTTGGAAGGAAGGTCAGACTGTGGGGAAGGGGAACTACAGCGGAGACTCTAGTCGATCATCTACGCCGCATGTCCCTGCACGTCGTCCAGGTTTCTTAGGAATAGGCGCTAAGGATGTCTCTGGAGGCAAGGCTGAGGTTGAGTTCGGCGCCTGGGGCAAAGCTGCCATGCGCAAGGGGTCTAGAAAAGCTGGAGAAACGAAAGATGGCGAACAGCGGAATACAGAAGGCGTCTACATGCCCGTGCTCATGCGAAATAAAAGGACCGGCGAGACTATCACGGAGGAAGAGCTCTCGACCATGGCTAAGGAAGCCAAGAAACAAGACGATAATGATGActggaaggagagaagggatCGAAATCTTGAACGAAGTGGGCGTGATAAAGACCGTTATCGGGACCGAGATAGTCGGCGCATAGAATACAACGAGGATGATCGGTACGAGAGCCGACGAAATGGATCTTCGAGAAGGGATCGGAGTCGGTCAAGTAGTGACCGGCATTCTAGGCGACGAAGGTATGACGACGAAGATAGCGACAGACGAGATGACCGATATTATCGtgaccgagaccgagaccgcgAGCATCGCTCTGACCGTGATAGAGATCAGAACCGGAACCGGGATCGGgatcgaagaagtcaaagataCGATGATGACCGGTATAGCTCACGGCATTCATCATCTAATGCATCTAGCAGGCATCGGGATCGAGATCGGGACCGGGACAGTGATCGCGATTCTCATCGGCGGCGGAGGTATGATGATCGGTGA
- the eaf1 gene encoding MYB and HSA domain protein (BUSCO:EOG09261DG0;~COG:B;~EggNog:ENOG410PG7Z;~InterPro:IPR009057,IPR017877,IPR001005,IPR014012;~PFAM:PF13921,PF07529), which yields MLREELLRSKQDEIARCLLSRKRKLSELYFATVGYAGATETSFADSAYQEKEQAFLDANDITKGRYFNDATLPALPSYAAPPARDTKGPPVAVPSPGSATSNAVPVSPSSRGDARAPEVASQVSDTGPKTVKAAQAAEKQPPHPIPKALDTKHILKPAPNITVDGLRKPDDSTPEVDHALASQPSHKVAPSVPETPSSSQDSSTAIPPTDQTKLSKAVSPNPPAIPSPKPQNHVRPSPLPGRPIQASEQPLSPASSAGPYSNNTPALTAASPATSPAEETAEPVGRAASPKRTAVTQGQSGFVPTTPDEQLRFEEAQSLQQNALLASQVKDGAGVGPLANQVIQEDLPSTSGAVVSEKDAAETAPGDVPSELMKPESTAESAEEANAQPEEPPVQASNRPENLVKEAVPITQPTKKTSPPALAAPPQERMTTRVSSGAIRHKSVSEILGEAPKTPVSPVEKLHTTETPTDMGSVDSAARMRLKDRRAREKERNKLSTVVFPKQQLQQDKNDGMDLVRQQSGDLVRLNEEQDYLFTLFQNKAYAPPRGTALAGLLSSAHKTLSTNNYLLDYQEQMDCRILRRIYDLQNANRWPLRQLKRSAEPPRQGTHWDVLLDHMKWMRTDFREERKWKIAAAKSCADWCAEYVHSDSDSRLMLRVQARIPPKEIHKKVEPQTTTMASPPEEPGNEAMDISHPTPDLVPSTEEDSLSEGFADEPHHDLQDTVAPAAIFSLGSDEFNFSLDMTPAAQKLLDELPIYTPMEITPNTQFPNFKQPLDSSWKTDILPVSKYAQGKIMFHEDEPARKRSRYEYSQYSSGSEHPVLDLPPEQTNVALFQPENKHIRDRIHPAQPFRPPTEYPMPSLGFLESRQSSQWTYAEDEELRSLVEEYSYNWSLISSCLTPSSQFLSGAERRTPWECFERWAGIEGLPSEMSKTPYFRAYHQRIDTAQRNVMAQQQAAAQQQQQQQQQQQQQGINNGNQQPMPLIRRRGTQPIRVDRRRSSKHLALLDAMRKLAKKRETMLQKQQHASQLASLRKVNEANQPKPPISTPAEFSRLKHERELKLQERQEQYRQQMIAQQRANLAARAGQVPNQQQMMNAPGRTPSAVPHNPNAPSVTANAPNGLPNGVPAGAPNGIPNGVPQGVGINQTRPQVQGMLGNGGPVNGQMPPNQMTMKMMPQSEQQRILQSRQQQPQHPLQQQQPPPQQQNQQQQLPQQPQPQQPQQQFHTQPQFVPQGSNSPNLNMPSVNGNPNNPAMMAALQAGGGMQSPPFHNTTPQGVSTPSPRMGQPNLLSSGVVPTISNIQSQIQRSNPNMPAEQVNKLATDRLHQYQQQRMSQVAMNAAAGNLGVQPNYQVPHDGNFQTPQTGLNGGQNMQVPQAQGFSPMMRVPQPAQQNRVSTGNSPAMGVAVPQQSRSATPQNQRSGSAQNGAAPGASKSPNHPQTQAMGT from the exons ATGCTCCGGGAAGAGCTTCTTCGGTCTAAGCAAGATGAGATCGC ACGTTGTTTGTTGTCGCGGAAGCGCAAATTGAGCGAGCTCTATTTTGCGACCGTAGGGTACGCGGGCGCGACCGAAACCTCTTTCGCCGACTCCGCGTATCAGGAAAAGGAGCAAGCGTTTCTTGATGCCAACGACATCACAAA AGGTCGTTATTTCAATGATGCCACGCTCCCGGCCCTACCCAGTTATGCAGCACCGCCGGCGCGAGACACGAAGGGGCCGCCGGTTGCTGTACCCTCCCCAGGCTCAGCGACCTCTAATGCTGTTCCGGTCAGTCCGTCGTCGCGAGGAGATGCCCGTGCGCCTGAAGTTGCTTCCCAAGTATCCGACACTGGTCCGAAGACGGTCAAGGCGGCGCAAGCAGCAGAGAAGCAACCACCTCATCCTATTCCTAAAGCGCTCGACACTAAGCATATCCTTAAACCCGCGCCTAACATTACTGTCGACGGATTGCGAAAGCCGGATGATTCAACTCCAGAGGTGGACCATGCTCTAGCTTCGCAACCTAGCCACAAGGTGGCTCCATCTGTGCCAGAAACACCTAGCAGCTCTCAGGACTCCAGCACCGCTATTCCGCCAACAGATCAAACAAAGCTATCCAAAGCGGTCTCACCAAACCCACCCGCCATTCCGTCGCCGAAACCGCAGAATCATGTGCGCCCGTCTCCCCTCCCCGGAAGGCCCATCCAGGCCTCCGAACAGCCCTTATCACCTGCGTCGTCCGCAGGGCCGTACTCAAATAACACGCCCGCTCTAACTGCGGCGTCACCAGCTACAAGCCCCGCCGAAGAGACTGCCGAGCCTGTTGGGAGGGCCGCTAGCCCTAAACGTACAGCTGTTACTCAAGGACAATCGGGCTTCGTCCCCACTACGCCTGATGAACAACTTCGTTTTGAGGAGGCACAGTCTCTCCAGCAAAATGCTCTTTTGGCGAGCCAGGTCAAGGACGGTGCTGGGGTTGGTCCATTGGCAAATCAGGTTATTCAGGAGGATCTTCCGTCGACTTCAGGAGCGGTAGTTTCAGAGAAAGATGCTGCAGAAACCGCGCCCGGCGATGTACCATCCGAACTCATGAAGCCTGAGTCGACCGCAGAATCTGCAGAAGAGGCGAATGCTCAACCCGAGGAACCGCCTGTTCAAGCGTCGAATCGGCCGGAGAACCTCGTTAAGGAAGCAGTGCCAATCACTCAGCCGACCAAGAAGACAAGCCCACCCGCTCTGGCAGCACCTCCCCAAGAAAGAATGACGACTAGAGTATCCTCAGGAGCGATTCGACACAAGTCTGTGTCGGAGATCCTCGGTGAGGCTCCGAAGACCCCCGTTTCACCAGTCGAAAAGTTACATACAACCGAGACACCTACCGATATGGGATCTGTGGATTCCGCTGCAAGGATGCGTCTCAAGGACCGACGAGCgcgagagaaagagagaaacaaGCTTTCGACTGTTGTTTTCCCCAAGCAGCAGCTACAACAGGACAAAAATGACGGCATGGATCTTGTTCGTCAACAATCTGGCGATCTAGTCAGGTTGAATGAGGAGCAGGACTACCTCTTCACCTTGTTCCAGAATAAGGCTTACGCTCCACCTCGTGGAACAGCCTTGGCTGGCCTTCTCTCTTCAGCTCATAAAACCTTGTCAACGAATAATTATCTTCTAGACTACCAGGAGCAGATGGACTGCCGCATTCTACGCCGCATATATGACCTTCAGAATGCCAATAGGTGGCCATTGCGTCAACTGAAGCGTTCCGCTGAGCCGCCTAGGCAGGGTACCCACTGGGATGTTCTTCTGGACCACATGAAGTGGATGCGGACAGATTTTCGAGAGGAACGTAAATGGAAGATCGCTGCAGCGAAGAGCTGTGCTGATTGGTGTGCCGAGTATGTTCACAGTGATTCTGATTCCCGGTTGATGTTGCGCGTTCAAGCAAGGATCCCACCAAAAGAAATCCACAAGAAAGTCGAACCACAAACTACCACGATGGCTTCCCCCCCAGAGGAACCGGGAAATGAGGCCATGGACATCTCACACCCTACGCCCGATCTGGTGCCTTCGACGGAGGAGGACTCACTCAGTGAAGGTTTTGCTGATGAGCCGCACCATGATCTACAAGATACAGTTGCGCCAGCGGCGATTTTCTCGCTTGGTTCTGATGAATTCAATTTCTCTCTGGATATGACCCCGGCAGCACAGAAACTCCTGGACGAGTTACCCATCTATACCCCCATGGAAATCACGCCAAATACGCAATTTCCAAACTTCAAGCAGCCTTTAGATTCATCCTGGAAGACCGATATTCTTCCCGTTTCTAAATACGCCCAGGGGAAGATAATGTTTCACGAGGATGAGCCCGCAAGGAAACGCAGTCGCTATGAGTATTCGCAATACAGCTCCGGTTCTGAGCATCCAGTTCTAGACTTACCTCCTGAACAAACCAATGTTGCGCTCTTTCAGCCCGAAAATAAACATATCCGCGACCGTATACACCCAGCTCAACCTTTCAGACCTCCAACTGAGTATCCCATGCCTTCTCTTGGTTTTCTGGAGTCAAGACAATCATCTCAGTGGACATAcgcggaagacgaggaacttCGCAGTCTTGTCGAGGAATATTCTTACAACTGGTCACTCATATCTAGCTGCCTTACTCCATCATCTCAGTTTTTATCCGGCGCGGAACGGCGGACACCTTGGGAATGTTTTGAGCGCTGGGCAGGAATAGAGGGCCTACCTTCTGAAATGTCCAAAACACCATACTTTAGGGCCTATCACCAAAGGATCGATACCGCCCAGCGTAATGTTATGGCACAGCAACAAGCGGCAgcccaacagcaacagcagcagcagcagcagcaacagcaacagggTATTAACAATGGTAACCAACAGCCGATGCCTTTGATTCGTAGGAGAGGTACACAGCCCATCCGGGTTGACCGGAGGAGGTCTTCTAAGCATCTGGCGCTTCTCGATGCTATGAGGAAGCTGGCCAAGAAGCGGGAGACTATGTTACAAAAGCAACAACATG CCTCCCAGCTTGCTTCGTTAAGAAAAGTTAACGAAGCCAACCAACCAAAACCTCCTATTTCAACACCCGCCGAGTTCAGTCGCTTGAAGCATGAGCGCGAACTAAAACTTCAAGAGAGACAGGAGCAGTACCGCCAACAAATGATTGCGCAGCAGAGG GCGAACCTTGCGGCCCGTGCAGGTCAAGTGCCCAACCAGCAACAGATGATGAATGCTCCTGGGCGAACTCCCAGCGCGGTTCCTCATAACCCCAACGCCCCGTCCGTAACGGCAAATGCACCAAATGGTTTACCGAACGGAGTTCCCGCTGGAGCGCCGAACGGAATACCGAACGGAGTGCCACAGGGTGTTGGTATCAATCAGACTCGGCCACAAGTCCAAGGGATGCTAGGAAATGGTGGGCCTGTAAACGGCCAGATGCCACCCAACCAAATGAccatgaagatgatgccaCAATCTG aacaacaacgaATTCTGCAATccagacagcaacaaccccagcatcctcttcagcaacaacaaccaccaccgcagcaacagaaccagcagcagcaactcccccagcagccccagccgcagcaaccgcagcagcaatTTCACACCCAGCCTCAGTTTGTGCCTCAGGGATCCAACTCTCCGAACTTGAACATGCCCTCCGTAAATGGTAACCCAAACAACCCCGCCATGATGGCAGCACTTCAAGCGGGAGGTGGAATGCAAAGTCCACCATTCCATAATACAACACCTCAAGGCGTTTCTACTCCGTCTCCACGCATGGGCCAACCGAATCTTCTATCAAGCGGGGTCGTTCCCACCATCAGCAACATCCAGAGTCAAATTCAAAGAAGCAACCCTAATATGCCAGCGGAGCAAGTGAATAAGTTAGCGACGGATCGACTCCATCAGTATCAGCAGCAACGAATGTCCCAAGTTGCTATGAATGCTGCAGCCGGCAATTTGGGCGTGCAGCCCAATTATCAGGTTCCTCATGATGGCAATTTCCAAACTCCCCAAACTGGCTTGAATGGTGGCCAGAATATGCAGGTTCCCCAGGCTCAAGGGTTTTCTCCCATGATGCGTGTACCGCAGCCTGCTCAGCAAAACCGGGTATCTACCGGAAACTCCCCTGCCATGGGCGTAGCTGTGCCACAACAAAGTCGGAGCGCGACCCCTCAAAACCAACGCAGTGGTAGTGCTCAGAATGGGGCGGCCCCCGGTGCGAGTAAGAGTCCTAATCACCCTCAAACTCAGGCTATGGGAACCTGA
- a CDS encoding putative 60S ribosome biogenesis protein Mak11 (COG:G;~EggNog:ENOG410PFBJ;~InterPro:IPR001680,IPR036322;~go_function: GO:0005515 - protein binding [Evidence IEA]), with amino-acid sequence MLNTNPTMAKRKRDEAVKNSQPSKLTKSSKETESVSSEQNGAVVTLQIVTGSYERVLHGFTASISSDCFAAGESKRPSNDSSSVQFVDTFLFEAHSSAIRCLALSPLPKADPTEPPKVILASGGTDERVNLYTLSAVPPTVNEHYPTVPTLAGNKILENPKNKELGALLHHSAPITALSFPTRSKLLASAEDNTISVSKTRDLSVVSTIKAPHPKVQGRPSGDTAPPGGSPSGVNDFAVHPSMKLMLSVGKGEKCMRLWNLVTGKKAGVLNFNREILQSVKEGRWSTGEGRKIVWNPKGEEFAVAFEWGAVLFGVDSTPICRIFPSPRSKLHEIKYVSVGSGDDDELVAVSTEDGRVIFYSTKKLRNPDEGDESPIPYAEPVAQLGGKSQGFPGRVKDFDFLTLEGQPGAKSDDFVVVTANSEGIVRIWRLLGSKLHDATTKQSSDAKNIQVGSLLNSYETGNRITCMKAFVMMPEEDPTSDDFASFGEESEEESSSEGSDDE; translated from the exons ATGCTTAATACAAATCCAACGATGGCAAAGCGCAAGAGAGACGAGGCGGTTAAGAACTCCCAGCCCTCAAAACTTACCAAATCCTCAAAGGAGACAGAATCAGTGTCATCCGAACAAAATGGCGCCGTCGTCACCCTTCAGATAGTCACTGGCTCATATGAGCGAGTGCTACATGGATTCACggcatcaatctcctcagACTGCTTTGCGGCAGGTGAAAGCAAACGGCCTTCAAACGATTCTTCCAGTGTTCAATTCGTCGATACCTTCTTATTTGAGGCACATTCCTCTGCGATTAGATGCTTAGCTTTATCCCCGCTGCCCAAGGCAGATCCTACTGAGCCTCCGAAGGTCATTCTGGCTAGCGGTGGTACTGATGAGCGCGTCAATCTCTATACACTGTCCGCGGTCCCGCCAACGGTGAATGAGCATTATCCAACTGTCCCCACTCTCGCGGGAAACAAAATCCTCGAGAACCCTAAAAACAAGGAGCTTGGAGCTTTGCTACACCATTCGGCTCCCATTACCGCTCTGAGTTTCCCAACACGGTCGAAATTGTTGGCGTCTGCGGAGGACAATACGATCTCTGTTAGCAAAACTCGAGATCTGTCCGTTGTTTCTACCATCAAAGCTCCGCATCCAAAGGTCCAAGGCAGACCCAGTGGTGATACCGCGCCTCCCGGGGGCTCTCCATCCGGCGTCAACGACTTCGCTGTGCACCCTAGTATGAAACTCATGCTGAGTGTggggaaaggagagaagTGCATGCGACTCTGGAACTTGGTCACGGGTAAGAAAGCCGGGGTTTTGAACTTCAACAGAGAGATTCTACAAAGCGTAAAGGAAGGCAGGTGGAGCACTGGGGAAGGGAGAAAGATTGTGTGGAACCCAAAGGGAGAGGAGTTTGCAGTGGCATTTGAATGGGGTGCGGTACTATTTGGAGTT GACTCGACGCCGATTTGCAGGATATTCCCTAGCCCCAGAAGCAAGCTACATGAAATAAAATACGTCTCGGTGGGCTCAGGAGACGATGATGAATTGGTCGCCGTCTCGACAGAAGATGGGAGGGTCATTTTCTATTCAACCAAAAAATTACGAAACCCAGACGAGGGTGATGAATCGCCCATTCCGTACGCCGAGCCAGTTGCCCAACTTGGAGGCAAATCTCAAGGGTTCCCAGGAAGAGTTAAAGATTTCGATTTCCTAACCCTAGAAGGGCAGCCAGGTGCCAAAAGCGATGACTTTGTGGTAGTTACGGCAAATAGTGAGGGTATCGTTCGTATTTGGCGATTGCTTGGATCCAAGTTACACGATGCTACTACAAAACAGTCCAGCGATGCAAAGAATATTCAAGTAGGGAGTCTTCTGAACTCTTATGAAACAGGAAACCGAATTACTTGCATGAAGGCATTCGTCATGATGCCGGAGGAAGATCCAACTTCCGACGATTTTGCGTCGTTTGGAGAGGAAAGTGAAGAGGAGTCTAGCAGTGAGGGCAGTGATGATGAATAG
- the GCD11 gene encoding translation initiation factor eIF2 subunit gamma (BUSCO:EOG09261TPN;~COG:J;~EggNog:ENOG410PFEJ;~InterPro:IPR027417,IPR000795,IPR004161,IPR044128, IPR015256,IPR044127,IPR009001,IPR009000;~PFAM:PF00009,PF03144,PF09173;~go_function: GO:0000049 - tRNA binding [Evidence IEA];~go_function: GO:0003924 - GTPase activity [Evidence IEA];~go_function: GO:0005525 - GTP binding [Evidence IEA]) codes for MAANGDFSDEESQHGSPILNANGHDDIEDQEPLDQDEKPLKSAMKKSDSTPPVPQPKRPELPEQPNPDTLDLTTLTPLSPEIIARQATINIGTIGHVAHGKSTVVKAISEVQTVRFKNELERNITIKLGYANAKIYKCDNPACPRPTCFKSYKSEKEVDPPCERDGCSGHYRLLRHVSFVDCPGHDILMSTMLSGAAVMDAALLLIAGNETCPQPQTSEHLAAIEIMKLSHIIILQNKVDLMREDGALQHYQSILKFIRGTVADGSPIIPISAQLKYNIDAVNEYLVSHIPVPVRDFTAYPHMMVIRSFDVNKPGAEIDELKGGVAGGSILTGVLKVDDEIEIRPGLVTKDENGKIQCRPIFSRVVSLFAEHNDLKFAVPGGLIGVGTRVDPTLCRADRLVGFVLGHRGRLPAIYTELEVNYFLLRRLLGVKTADGKQAKVAKLAKNEVLMVNIGSTATGAKVVGVKADAAKLSLTSPACTEVGEKIAISRRIEKHWRLIGWANIVAGNTLEPIVN; via the exons ATGGCTGCCAACGGTGATTTTTCAGACGAAGAGTCTCAGCATGGCTCCCCGATTTTGAATGCCAACGGTCACGATGACATCGAAGACCAAGAGCCTCTTGACCAGGACGAGAAGCCCCTCAAGTccgcgatgaagaagtcggACTCTACACCGCCAGTGCCTCAGCCGAAACGACCAGAGCTACCGGAGCAGCCCAACCCAGACACCCTCGACCTGACCACATTAACTCCCCTGTCCCCGGAAATTATTGCCCGCCAGGCCACGATCAACATCGGCACCATTGGTCACGTCGCTCACGGAAAGTCAACGGTGGTGAAGGCTATCTCAGAAGTCCAGACTGTCAGATTTAAGAATGAGTTGGAACGAAACATTACCATCAAATTGGGTTACGCCAACGCGAAAATCTACAAGTGCGACAACCCAGCTTGTCCTCGGCCAACATGCTTTAAGAGCTATAAGAGTGAGAAGGAGGTCGACCCACCCTGTGAGAGAGATGGATGCTCTGGCCACTACCGTCTCCTAAGACACGTTTC CTTCGTCGACTGTCCCGGTCACGATATTCTTATGAGTACTATGTTGTCAGGTGCTGCCGTCATGGacgctgctcttcttttGATTGCCGGAAACGAAACTTGCCCTCAGCCCCAGACCTCGGAGCACTTGGCTGCCATTGAGATCATGAAGCTTAGCCACATTATCATTCTCCAAAACAAGGTGGATTTGATGAGGGAAGACGGGGCCTTACAGCATTACCAGTCGATCCTTAAATTCATCCGTGGAACAGTCGCTGACGGCTCTCCTATCATTCCGATTTCCGCGCAACTCAAGTACAACATCGATGCCGTAAACGAGTACCTGGTCTCACATATCCCCGTTCCTGTTCGTGATTTCACCGCCTACCCTCACATGATGGTTATTCGATCTTTCGATGTGAACAAACCAGGCGCTGAAATTGATGAGCTGAagggtggtgttgctggTGGTTCCATCTTGACTGGTGTGTTGAAGGTGGATGATGAAATCGAAATTCGACCCGGTCTTGTCACCAAGGATGAGAATGGCAAAATCCAATGTCGCCCCATCTTTTCTCGTGTCGTGTCGCTCTTCGCCGAACACAATGACTTGAAATTCGCTGTTCCCGGAGGTTTGATCGGTGTTGGTACTCGTGTTGACCCAACACTTTGCCGTGCTGATCGTCTGGTCGGTTTCGTCCTTGGCCACCGTGGACGCCTGCCCGCCATCTACACTGAACTCGAGGTTAACTACTTCTTGTTGCGCCGACTTCTGGGTGTTAAGACCGCCGACGGCAAGCAGGCTAAGGTTGCCAAGCTGGCTAAGAACGAAGTTCTCATGGTTAACATCGGCTCTACGGCTACTGGTGCGAAGGTTGTTGGTGTTAAGGCGGATGCTGCTAAGCTGAGCTTGACTAGCCCGGCTTGTACCGAAGTTGGCGAGAAGATTGCCATCAGTCGAAGAATCGAGAAGCACTGGCGTCTAATCGGTTGGGCCAACATTGTCGC TGGTAACACCCTTGAGCCGATTGTCAACTAA